One genomic segment of Dysosmobacter sp. Marseille-Q4140 includes these proteins:
- a CDS encoding permease, with amino-acid sequence MGIWQFVQAQVLGMQWLNGLIGKALSKFGLDTSGPLGGSVQFFLYDVIKITVLLCILIFAISYIQSYFPPERSRKILGRFHGIGANTISALLGTVTPFCSCSSIPLFIGFTSAGLPLGVTFSFLISSPMVDLGSLVLLMSIFGAKVAVIYVLVGLVIAVAGGTIIERLHMEKYVERFILSARSTDIDAPALSKMERLKYAKEQVSSTFKKVFPYILVGVGIGAVIHNWIPESWIETVLGSSNPFGVVLAVLVGVPMYADIFGTIPVAEALLAKGAQLGTILAFMMAVTTLSLPSMIMLRKAVKPKLLALFIGICIVGIILVGYLFNAFQFFLI; translated from the coding sequence ATGGGTATATGGCAATTTGTTCAGGCACAGGTCTTAGGGATGCAATGGTTGAACGGGCTTATCGGCAAAGCGCTGTCTAAGTTCGGATTGGACACAAGCGGACCGCTAGGCGGCAGTGTTCAGTTCTTTCTCTATGATGTCATCAAAATCACGGTCCTCCTTTGTATCCTGATTTTTGCGATTTCTTATATCCAAAGCTACTTTCCTCCCGAGCGCAGCAGGAAGATTTTAGGCCGGTTCCATGGGATCGGCGCAAACACCATTTCGGCTCTGCTGGGGACGGTGACGCCGTTTTGCTCCTGTTCCTCCATCCCGCTGTTCATCGGCTTCACCAGTGCAGGACTTCCCTTGGGGGTGACGTTCTCATTCTTGATCTCCTCTCCCATGGTGGATTTGGGGAGCCTGGTGCTGCTGATGAGCATTTTCGGAGCAAAGGTCGCAGTGATCTATGTGCTGGTGGGATTGGTGATTGCTGTTGCGGGCGGCACTATTATTGAAAGGCTGCACATGGAGAAGTATGTGGAGCGTTTTATTCTGTCTGCCCGCAGCACAGACATCGATGCGCCTGCCTTGAGCAAGATGGAACGTCTGAAGTACGCGAAGGAGCAGGTCTCCTCCACATTCAAAAAAGTATTCCCCTATATTCTGGTGGGCGTGGGGATCGGTGCGGTGATCCACAACTGGATCCCGGAAAGCTGGATCGAGACAGTCCTCGGCAGCAGCAATCCCTTCGGGGTGGTGCTGGCAGTGCTGGTCGGTGTTCCCATGTATGCCGATATCTTCGGAACGATCCCGGTGGCGGAGGCCCTGCTGGCAAAAGGCGCGCAGCTCGGTACGATCCTGGCCTTCATGATGGCGGTTACAACGCTGAGTCTGCCGTCTATGATCATGCTGCGCAAGGCCGTCAAGCCGAAATTGCTGGCTCTGTTTATCGGTATCTGCATAGTCGGTATCATCTTGGTAGGCTACCTGTTCAATGCATTTCAATTTTTCTTGATTTAA
- a CDS encoding helix-turn-helix transcriptional regulator, which produces MGSHQEDARVFKALCDPKRLAILEQLRSGEKCACVLLEPMDLTQSGLSYHMKILCDSGIVASRQEGKWTHYRLSAAGGAWALDRLRAILTPNAEQDDSCPSCGR; this is translated from the coding sequence ATGGGATCCCATCAAGAAGATGCCAGGGTGTTCAAAGCGCTGTGTGACCCAAAGCGCCTTGCCATTTTGGAGCAATTACGCAGCGGAGAGAAATGTGCCTGCGTTTTGCTGGAGCCGATGGATCTGACACAATCCGGACTTTCCTACCACATGAAAATCTTGTGTGATTCCGGTATTGTGGCCAGCCGGCAGGAAGGCAAATGGACACATTACCGCTTGAGCGCCGCCGGAGGCGCATGGGCGCTGGATCGACTGCGTGCCATCCTTACACCCAATGCTGAACAAGATGATTCCTGCCCTTCCTGCGGCAGATAA
- a CDS encoding M18 family aminopeptidase yields the protein MEHPYSDALVRFIQDHPSVYHVIEGQRWQLQAAGYEQLLESRPWRLRPGGRYFVTRNGSALIAFRIPEGDFRGFMMMASHSDSPALKIKEQPEITVEGAYKKLNVEVYGGALLAPWFDRPLSVAGRLYLREGGAVRMQLVDFRRDLVLIPSLAIHMEPAANKGLEWKAQRDLLPLYGLADAQDLLALAAREAGAEPDAVAGHDLFVYNRQAPSVWGEGGVFLSSPRLDDLQCAFASLQGFLESGESASIPVHVVFDNEEIGSSTRQGAASPFLRDTLRRLTESLGLSESEYLAKLPQSFLLSADNVHALHPNRPDKSDPVNRPRLAGGVVVKYSGSQKYTTDAASAAIVSVLAERAGISLQTFANHSDIPGGSTLGNLSARQVAVKAADVGVAQLAMHSPYETCGSGDTEDLVALARALFSASLEETGSDCWAVR from the coding sequence ATGGAACATCCTTACAGCGACGCCCTGGTGCGCTTCATTCAGGACCACCCCAGCGTCTACCATGTGATTGAAGGCCAGCGCTGGCAGCTGCAGGCGGCGGGCTATGAGCAGCTGCTGGAGAGCCGCCCCTGGCGGCTCCGGCCCGGCGGGCGGTACTTCGTCACCCGGAACGGCTCCGCCCTCATCGCCTTCCGCATCCCGGAGGGGGACTTCCGGGGCTTTATGATGATGGCCAGCCACAGCGACTCCCCGGCGCTGAAGATCAAGGAGCAGCCGGAGATCACCGTGGAGGGCGCATACAAGAAGCTGAACGTGGAGGTCTACGGCGGCGCCCTGCTGGCCCCCTGGTTCGACCGGCCGCTGTCCGTGGCGGGCCGCCTCTACCTCCGGGAGGGCGGCGCGGTCCGGATGCAGCTGGTGGACTTCCGGCGGGACCTGGTGCTGATCCCGAGCCTTGCCATCCACATGGAGCCCGCCGCCAACAAGGGCCTGGAATGGAAGGCCCAGCGGGACCTGCTGCCCCTGTACGGCCTGGCCGACGCCCAGGACCTGCTGGCCCTGGCGGCCCGAGAGGCAGGGGCAGAACCGGACGCCGTGGCGGGCCATGACCTCTTCGTCTACAACCGGCAGGCCCCCAGCGTCTGGGGCGAGGGCGGCGTGTTTCTCTCCAGCCCCCGGCTGGACGACCTCCAGTGTGCCTTCGCCTCCCTCCAGGGCTTTCTGGAGAGCGGGGAGAGCGCCAGCATCCCGGTCCACGTGGTCTTTGACAACGAGGAGATCGGCTCCTCCACCCGGCAGGGGGCGGCCTCGCCCTTCCTGCGGGACACCCTGCGGCGGCTGACGGAGAGCCTGGGCCTCTCCGAGAGCGAGTACCTGGCAAAGCTGCCCCAGAGCTTCCTGCTGTCGGCAGACAACGTCCACGCCCTGCACCCCAACCGGCCGGACAAGAGCGACCCGGTGAACCGGCCCCGGCTGGCCGGCGGCGTGGTGGTCAAGTACAGCGGCAGCCAGAAGTACACCACCGACGCCGCCTCCGCCGCCATCGTGTCCGTGCTGGCGGAACGGGCGGGCATCTCCCTCCAGACCTTTGCCAACCACTCCGACATCCCCGGCGGGTCCACCCTGGGCAACCTCTCCGCCCGGCAGGTGGCAGTGAAGGCCGCCGACGTGGGCGTGGCCCAGCTGGCCATGCACTCCCCCTACGAGACCTGCGGCAGTGGCGACACGGAGGATCTGGTGGCCCT
- a CDS encoding TM0996/MTH895 family glutaredoxin-like protein, whose protein sequence is MGLFSRNKKEKTASCCCGSCTPEAMARAEAGKTSGGVKVLGSGCAKCSALEQAAREALAELGMETAIDHVTDFTQIAAYGVMTTPALVVDGKVVSYGKVLKKEEVKALIQKVRG, encoded by the coding sequence ATGGGACTTTTCAGCAGAAACAAGAAAGAGAAAACGGCTTCCTGCTGCTGCGGCAGCTGCACACCTGAGGCCATGGCCCGGGCGGAGGCCGGTAAGACCTCTGGCGGAGTCAAAGTGCTGGGCTCCGGCTGCGCCAAATGCAGCGCCCTGGAGCAGGCAGCCCGGGAGGCGCTGGCAGAGCTGGGCATGGAGACTGCGATCGACCATGTGACAGATTTTACACAGATCGCCGCTTACGGGGTGATGACGACTCCCGCACTGGTGGTGGACGGCAAAGTCGTGTCCTACGGCAAGGTTTTGAAAAAAGAAGAGGTCAAGGCGCTGATTCAAAAAGTGCGGGGATAA
- a CDS encoding NgoMIV family type II restriction endonuclease, whose translation MDALIANARFHFHKQLFETNTLTLTSAGVASNADTSSRGSKAIARRIVDILVDEQHHAVSTVDKISGQTLGKQFETLTMDFLRETFPNLQNLRPGRWTILQLGNNNKLKTSDFAQYEHLAYLNELTTQNAQLAAALGNDYLVAPDVVIYRDLYEDSEINAAQCIVDGDVSKMADIRKANGGKPLLHASVSAKYTMRSDRAQNSRTEALNLIRNRKGHLPHIVVVTAEPMPNRLASLALGTGDIDCVYHFALYELIRAVKEVGSEDAAETLETLVQGKRLKDISDLPLDLAV comes from the coding sequence ATGGATGCGCTGATTGCAAACGCGAGGTTCCACTTTCACAAGCAGTTATTTGAAACGAATACGTTGACTTTGACTTCGGCCGGTGTGGCGTCCAATGCTGATACCAGTAGCCGCGGCTCCAAGGCAATAGCCCGCAGGATTGTTGATATTCTGGTAGATGAGCAGCATCATGCGGTTTCAACGGTTGATAAGATTTCCGGTCAGACGCTTGGCAAGCAATTTGAGACTTTGACTATGGATTTCTTACGGGAAACTTTTCCCAATCTCCAAAACCTTCGTCCTGGGCGCTGGACGATACTGCAGCTCGGCAATAATAACAAACTAAAAACCAGCGATTTTGCCCAGTATGAGCATCTGGCATACTTGAATGAGCTTACCACTCAGAACGCTCAGCTGGCCGCTGCATTGGGGAACGATTACTTAGTCGCGCCGGATGTGGTCATTTACCGTGACCTGTATGAGGATAGCGAAATTAACGCTGCCCAGTGCATCGTTGATGGCGATGTCAGCAAAATGGCGGATATTCGTAAAGCGAACGGCGGAAAGCCTTTGCTCCACGCCAGCGTATCTGCCAAGTACACCATGCGGAGTGATCGGGCGCAAAATAGCCGGACCGAGGCTCTGAATTTAATTCGTAACAGGAAGGGACATCTGCCCCATATCGTTGTAGTGACAGCGGAGCCGATGCCTAACCGGCTTGCTTCTCTCGCTTTAGGAACAGGTGATATTGACTGTGTTTATCACTTTGCCCTTTATGAGCTGATTCGTGCTGTGAAAGAAGTAGGGTCCGAAGATGCTGCTGAAACTTTGGAAACACTGGTCCAAGGGAAACGGCTGAAAGATATTTCCGATCTCCCGCTGGATTTAGCTGTATAA
- a CDS encoding toll/interleukin-1 receptor domain-containing protein: MKVFISHKNTDALQALMLKTAFEKNHVTSYLDVLDSSINGGGKQLTDHIKENLNTCTDIIVVMSEATKESWWVPFEIGMSAQVDMPTASYLKSDVTLPSYLSYWPRLRNTSDVDKYVAIRKRTTQAINEQYGHYNFSDRRAIETRAFYEALKRELR, translated from the coding sequence ATGAAAGTATTTATTTCTCATAAAAACACCGATGCTTTGCAAGCTTTAATGTTAAAGACAGCATTTGAGAAAAATCATGTCACATCATATTTGGATGTTCTTGACAGCAGCATTAACGGTGGAGGAAAACAGCTTACGGATCACATTAAAGAAAATTTGAATACCTGTACCGATATAATTGTTGTGATGTCTGAAGCAACAAAGGAATCGTGGTGGGTTCCGTTTGAAATAGGAATGTCAGCTCAAGTGGATATGCCAACAGCTAGTTATCTTAAAAGCGATGTAACATTACCAAGCTATCTTAGCTATTGGCCTCGCTTAAGGAATACGAGCGATGTTGATAAATATGTTGCCATCCGTAAAAGAACGACACAGGCTATAAATGAGCAATATGGTCACTATAATTTTTCAGATCGGCGAGCAATAGAAACAAGGGCTTTTTATGAAGCTCTTAAGAGAGAATTGAGGTGA
- the vsr gene encoding DNA mismatch endonuclease Vsr produces MADTISSDRRSKIMSHIKSKDTSIEMMVRRRLFAMGYRYRVNYKALPGKPDIVFTKRKIAIFIHGCYWHGHDCGSRYAHTSQSNKTYWGPKIERTKQRDQEHIQELEALGWKVVVLWECQIKLDFENTIQKLLKILSSKDRGEK; encoded by the coding sequence ATGGCTGATACGATTTCTTCTGACCGGAGAAGTAAAATCATGTCCCACATCAAGAGCAAGGATACCAGCATTGAGATGATGGTACGCCGCCGCCTCTTTGCAATGGGATACCGGTACCGGGTCAATTATAAGGCGCTGCCGGGCAAGCCCGATATTGTCTTTACCAAGAGGAAAATAGCCATTTTCATTCACGGATGCTACTGGCACGGGCATGACTGTGGAAGCCGGTACGCCCATACAAGTCAGTCAAATAAAACATATTGGGGACCCAAAATAGAGCGGACAAAGCAGCGAGATCAGGAGCATATTCAAGAGTTGGAAGCCCTTGGGTGGAAGGTTGTTGTGCTTTGGGAATGCCAGATAAAGTTGGACTTTGAAAATACGATCCAAAAATTATTGAAAATACTTTCTTCAAAAGATAGGGGGGAAAAATAA
- a CDS encoding TIR domain-containing protein: protein MTYNLFISHSWAYSDAYSKLTELLSNAPYFNFKNYSVPKDDPIHNAPNDYQLRAAIKNQMQHASCVLILAGVYATYSKWINIEIQLAQEMGKKIIAIQPWAAQRTSQVVKNAADEIVGWNTSSIVNAIRGY from the coding sequence ATGACATATAATCTTTTTATTAGCCATTCATGGGCGTATAGTGATGCTTATAGCAAATTAACGGAATTGCTTAGCAATGCACCGTATTTTAATTTTAAGAATTATTCTGTTCCTAAAGATGACCCGATCCACAATGCGCCTAACGATTATCAGTTAAGAGCTGCAATTAAAAATCAGATGCAACACGCAAGTTGTGTTTTGATTTTGGCTGGGGTTTATGCTACATACAGTAAATGGATTAACATTGAAATTCAACTTGCTCAAGAAATGGGTAAAAAAATTATTGCTATTCAACCGTGGGCGGCTCAAAGGACATCCCAAGTTGTAAAAAATGCTGCTGATGAAATAGTTGGTTGGAATACATCCTCCATTGTTAACGCAATTCGTGGATATTGA
- a CDS encoding DMT family transporter — protein MNTLAKFIAAMLIFGTNGLLARRISLGGAEIVLLRTLLGSCFLIGLGLLRRDLRLVGLRADKVPATLGGAALGLNWVCLFIAYQTAGVSLSTLVYYCGPMLVLALSPLLFREKLTWNKIAAIAAVALGMVFISGEIDRGSDLAVGLLWAAGAAGFYALVIIANKRVQHLSGIHCAMYELIVSFFVVLAFLAVTGARLPVIPAGSELPWVLVLGLVNTGLAYYLYFSAMQCLSGQTVALLCYIDPLTALVLSALVLHERLLPLQIAGAALILGGACLGELRLRRRGA, from the coding sequence GTGAACACGCTTGCAAAATTTATCGCCGCCATGCTGATCTTCGGCACCAACGGCCTGCTGGCCCGGCGGATCTCCCTGGGCGGCGCGGAGATCGTGCTGCTGCGGACGCTGTTGGGCTCCTGCTTCCTCATCGGACTGGGCCTGCTGCGCCGGGACCTCCGCCTCGTCGGCCTGCGGGCGGACAAGGTGCCCGCCACCCTGGGCGGCGCGGCCCTGGGGCTCAACTGGGTGTGTCTGTTCATCGCCTACCAGACCGCAGGCGTGAGCCTTTCCACTCTGGTCTACTACTGCGGGCCCATGCTGGTGCTGGCCCTGTCTCCCCTCCTGTTCCGGGAAAAACTCACCTGGAACAAGATCGCCGCCATCGCCGCGGTGGCCCTGGGCATGGTCTTTATCAGCGGGGAGATCGACCGTGGGTCCGATTTGGCCGTGGGGCTGCTATGGGCCGCCGGGGCGGCGGGCTTCTACGCTCTGGTCATCATCGCCAACAAGCGGGTACAGCACCTCTCCGGCATCCACTGCGCCATGTACGAGCTGATCGTCTCCTTCTTCGTGGTGCTGGCCTTCCTGGCCGTCACCGGGGCCCGGCTGCCGGTGATCCCCGCCGGAAGCGAGCTGCCCTGGGTGCTGGTCCTGGGCCTGGTCAACACGGGCCTTGCCTACTATCTCTACTTCTCCGCCATGCAGTGCCTGTCTGGCCAGACGGTGGCACTGCTGTGCTACATCGATCCCCTGACGGCGCTGGTTCTGTCGGCGCTGGTCCTGCACGAGCGCCTGCTGCCCCTCCAGATCGCCGGGGCGGCGCTGATCCTGGGCGGCGCCTGCCTGGGCGAGCTGCGGCTGCGGCGGCGCGGCGCCTGA